The following DNA comes from Methanosarcina vacuolata Z-761.
AAAGTTTGCGGATTTATCTTCCACAACATACCGGGTAGTGGCAATTGCCAGCTTTTCCGTATTGAAACCCAGGTGTTTTATCAGTGCATATACTGCTACCATCTGAGTACCTCCGGCAAGCACAACACTCACGTCAGTGCCCTGGAAACCTGCAACCAGACCTATAACAGCCGGCATCATCGGGTCTCCCATGCAGGAAATAGCTTTCATGGGATCGTCTTTCAGGCAGCCAAAAGTCAGACCTGATGCTTTCAAGCCTTCTTCAATGACCTGTTTCTTCAGGTCAAGGGGATTTTCATCAGCACTGCTGCTGACATTCCCGTTGTATCCCAGCGCCATTAAAACCCCCATTGCAGTTGTTGTGCCGCCTGGAATGCTTTCTCCAATAACTACATGGTCCACCTGGTTTCTGAGTCTTCTGCCCAGGAACTTTGCCCGCTCATAGATCCCCTGTACATCGTTGACTGCAACTGGTTCCCGGATATCTTCTCCGGGCTTTGCCTTGAGGTCAATGCATGGGACTTCCGGGGTTACAATAAGGCCGGAATTAATGAAATGGTAGGGAGCGTCCGTAAGTTTCAACGCCGAACGGGTCATAATTGCAGGAGTCGGAGTGTCATAAGGAGGAGTCATAGGGAGAACAGGTACACTGATAATATTTCCTGTTTCCATGAGTTCCGCATCCCCTGCAGGTGTATAGTCTGTAAGTTCAGCCGTTTTTCCTGCAGCTGAAAGCTTGGGAATATGTGCAGTTTTGGTATTGGAAAGCACACATAAAAACATCGGTCTTCTGGGTTTTCTGGTCACTTCCGGTTCGATCCAGGCCATATCATATCTCCTTTATGAATAGAATCAACTTACTCACTCACAAACTGTTGACCCGCAACCGTTGCGCCGGTTGATCACGCCGGATAGGGTTTGGGGATAAGGTTCTCAAACTCAAACTTTTTCCGGGTTTTCGGTCAAGCCTTTTTTGAAAAGGGTTGTGCCACAACCGTTGCGCCGGTTGATCACGCCGGATAGGGTTTGGGGATAAGGTTCTCAAACTCAAATGGTCAGGGTTTTTGGTCAAGCCTTTTCAAAAAACTGCTTTCCCGAAATCGTTGCGCCGGTTGATCATGCCGATAGGGTTTGGGGATAAGTTCATCAAATTCGAACTTTGCTTCGTTTTTGGGGTTTTCGCACAAACTTTTTTTGAAAAGGCTTGCGGAGGAACAGCTTTTAAGAAAGGTTGATTCTTTCTGAAATCCAATGAGAATTCTTCAACTTACTATTTAATATTTATCTATAAGCAAATATAATTTAATATTACTCAAGTTAAGTTTACTTTATTTCTCGCTCTTTTCGGGCTCAGCCGCTCAATATTAACTGAGCGTTTGTTAAAAATCAGTTGAGTACGTTTTTATATATAACTATTCCTGATAGTTTGTTTTCAGGTTCAGGTTGTAAAGACTCAACTAATAACATGCATAAAATAAAAAGAAAAAGATGAAAGCCGGAGCAGATACTTAATAATTGGCTTTCCAATTGTGCTACGCCGGCTTTTCAATTGTGCCAGATCGACTTTTCAATTGTGCCAGTCGACTTTTCAATTGTGCCAGATCGACTGTTCAATTGTACCAGAGCAGTTTTCTTGTTTTAATATGTTCTTGCCACGTAAACACGGGTTTCGGTTTCTTCTCCGCATATAGGGCACTTTTCTTTTTTGTCTCTTTTTTGCTCCAGAGGGATTCCAAGAATTCCTGCACCGATTACGTCTTCCATAGCAAGTCCGCATTCTCTCTTTCCGCACCAGGGAATTGTGGCAACACCAATCTGGATTTTTTCTTTTACTTCTTCAAGTTCGGCGCAGTCAAATATGCGGTTTTCAAGTTCGACTTTCGCTTTTTGATACAGACTTTCGTGGATTGCCTCAAACTTTGAACTCACGCCAGCTTCGATTTCAGAGAGCGGGATCTGTTCTTTTTCTCCGGAATCTCTTCTTACAGCTACAGCGACATTATTCTGAAGGTCTCTGGGACCGATTTCGAGCCTGAGAGGTACGCCTTTCATTTCCCACTTGTAGTACTTTGCTCCGGGACGAAGGTCACTTGCATCGATTTCGACTCTGACCCCGGCTTTAGTCAGGCGTTCCTTTACATCCTTGCAGGCTGCAAGTACCTCTTCAGCTCCCTTCTTGAAGATAATAGGGATAATTACAACCTGTACAGGCGCGATCTCAGGGGGCAAAACCAGCCCTTTGTCATCTCCGTGGATGGAAATCGTAGCTGCAATCGACCTTTCGGAAATCCCGTAACAGGTCTGATAGGCATAACGCTGTTCGCCATCAGGAGCTTCGTACTTAATATCAAAGGTCTTTGCAAAGTTATCTCCCAAATGGTGGACTGTACCAATCTGAAGGGTCTTTCCGTCAGGCATAACTGCATCAAGAGCATCGGTGTAATCTGCGCCCGGAAATTTATCCCAATCAGGTCTCCTTGAGCGAAGCACAGGAACTCCAAGCCTGCGGTATATTTCAGTATAGAGCCCAATAGCTTCCTTAACCTGAGCTTCTGCATCTTCCCAGGTAGCATGGACTGTATGAGCCTCTTTAAAGGAAGTAATCTCTCTAAGCCTTATCAAGGGACGTGTATGTTTTGTCTCATAGCGGAAAGTATTGACTATCTGATAAATTTTAACAGGGAAATCAGCATGTGACCTGACCCACATTTTGTACATTGGATAAATGGCAGTCTCACTTGTTGGGCGAAGGGCCAGAGGGATATCAAGGGGATCTCTTCCGCCGTGGGTTACCCAGTATACCTCGTCTTCAAAACCTTTAATATGTTCGGCTTCCTTCATGAACTCATTTTCAGGGATAAGTAGAGGGAAGAGAGCTTCCTGGTGTCCACTGTTGTCAAGAATTTCTCTGATGATATTATAGGTATTTCTTCGGATTGCAAAGCCGAAAGGGTACCAGACATATAATCCTTTTACAGGATAGCGGACATCCATTATTTCGGCCATCCAAAGGAGTTCGTTATACCATTCGCTGAATTCCTCTTTTGGAGGGAGTGCTGCTTCTTTTTCACTTTCTGCCATACCTTCACCGTATTATAGCAATCTGAAATAACTCTTAAATTCTTAAATTCATTGAACAAACTTTCAAATTGACCAACCTGGTTACTAAACTAATTTGGCAAGTGTTTAAATTGACCAGGTAGATATTAATTTGATCAATAGATGTAAATCGATCAAATAAATTGCTAAATTGACCAAATAGACGTTAATTTGATCAATACAGGTAAATCGATCAAATAAATTGTTAAATTGACCAAATAGGCGTTAATTTGATCAATAGATGTAAATCGATCAAATAAATTGTTAAATTGACCAAATAGACGTTAATTTGATCAATAGATGTAAATCGATCAAATAAATTGTTAAATTGACCAAATAAATTTTTAGGTAGTGGGTTTGAATCATTGAAAACCGAAAGCGCAAGAATCTCTCAATATATTCATTAAATACGTGAGATGTACTCGCTTTTTCGGAATTGATCAATAACTCAGGGACACGACCAATTTTTAAACTTGTCTGGTTTTCTTTCCCTCCGGAAATTCTAAAGGAAGATCTCTGGGCAGCCACCTTTTGAGTGGGTGACATTTTGAGAGATGGAACCTTGAGACTGTGGCATCCTGAGGTGAAATTACATTCATAACCATCAGTATGCCTGCCTTTATGAAATAGAAGTTAATAACTATATTGGAAGTATGCCCTTTGGAAGTATGCCCTCGGAACTTGTCAGGCTGTGAAAAACCGGAAAAAAGAATTAATCTCCGAGGAGCTGAACATTGTCTGAGACATCGTTTACGAGCTCGGATTTGTTAACATCGAAAACGACCATGCCGGTGTTTAGCGTCTCGGCTTCTTCTTCGGAGAGTCTGGTAGCCTTTACCTTCTTTGAAATGATCGCACTGTTTCCGAGAGGATCTTCGACTATGACTGTGATTTTTCTCTTGCCCTCGATCACATCTTCAAGCATACACAGGAGCTCCTCGCTGCGTAAGGATTTCTCTTTGTCTCCCTTTACCCACCTGCTCGCAGTCAGAAGAACATCCCGGACTCGTTGCAGTACGCCTTCAATATTCGTTACATATGACTCCGAAACTGATCCAGGTTCGATGGTAACTCCCATTTCCGGGATGCGGATTGTACCTGAGGTTGAACGGATGACCCTTGCATTCAGGTCTTCACTGGTTTCAACTGGCATCTCATAGCGCATGGGCTCCTTAATCGAGAGAATCATGGTATCTGCAAAACGGAAACTGCACTTGCATCTTGCACTTATATGCATGATCTCCCCGAAATAGGGAATGTTATCTCTCTGCCAGTTCATCACCAGATCTGTATGGCATAGAGGGCAGCATATTTTTGTTTCAAACCTTTCCTGTTTTAAGAAATCTTGATTCAATATTTTCCACCAGAAATCTTGGATCTGTCAATTTTAATGCCTGTAGGGGTTACAATTACGGTATTTCCTTTGACCCCTGCGATATCCCCATGAACATCGATAACAACGTCTTTCAGCTCTTTTAAAACTCTATCTCTGAGCAGGTCATCGCCTCTGATGTTTGAAATATCTACAATCAAGATATTTCCGTTATAAATTTCCTGCTTGAGCTGGGATACCTGGTTGATATTCGAGATCTCTGCGATCTTTACATAAGTTTCTGCAGGTTCGTCCTCGAGAACTTCTTCATATTTGCTGAGATCAATCTCAGTGTAATCCTCGGGACTTGTTGGACTTTTTACATTGCTGCTGCCAAGGAGCTTGTCGATGAGTTTTGCCATTTATGCGCACCTATTATATTTTTTTAAAATTCGAATCGCACTGTCCTATATTGAAATCTATATTAATTAATTTTGCTATTATAAAGCTGATCCGGATTTTCATTCAATTTAAGGGAGTTCACGTCCCCTGTCCACAGGTTTCATTCAATGAAATGTATTTTAGGGGACTTTCAGAATTCCGTGTTCCAGAGTTTGTCTCCTACATGGGTTATAGACTTTATAGCTTTACCTGAAGTAGCTTCTACCATTTCTGGCCCTCCCATAATAGCTTTTCCAATTGCAAGAGGTTTTTGATGAGTCTCTTCCACTATGATTACGAGGTCTCCTTCTTTTATTTCGGGGTCAGCCGCCACAACTCCAGGAGCCATAATATCCGCGCCGTTTGAAACAAAACGGATAGCTCCTTTATCCACGGTTACAACACGTTTTTTAAGTCCCATTTCAAGAGCTCCGCGGACGGTAGGAAAAAGATGTCCTTCTATTTCAAAAAGCAAAGGCTTGCCGTCCACCAGAATAACGGAGTATTCCTCAAGGGTAATTTTTTCCAGGGTTTTGTCTTCCAGATATGACAGCTCTTCGCCGAAAGTGGATAAAAGGTCTTTCAACATTTTGTTCTTGATATTCTTCCTTAGCTGGACTCTTGACTTTACTTTCAATTAATCACCGGATTTTCAAATGTTATGTTTTGTTTATAGCATAGGGTTTTTGTGCCTTTTAAAACTTATGTGGAGCTCTGGAGTTCTCTGAAATAGATTCCTGTCATATTTTTGTATTTATACTCAGAGTATTTGTTCAGGAATTTTAGGTATTTTTACTCAAGTTTTACAAAGAACA
Coding sequences within:
- the cobT gene encoding nicotinate mononucleotide-dependent phosphoribosyltransferase CobT, coding for MAWIEPEVTRKPRRPMFLCVLSNTKTAHIPKLSAAGKTAELTDYTPAGDAELMETGNIISVPVLPMTPPYDTPTPAIMTRSALKLTDAPYHFINSGLIVTPEVPCIDLKAKPGEDIREPVAVNDVQGIYERAKFLGRRLRNQVDHVVIGESIPGGTTTAMGVLMALGYNGNVSSSADENPLDLKKQVIEEGLKASGLTFGCLKDDPMKAISCMGDPMMPAVIGLVAGFQGTDVSVVLAGGTQMVAVYALIKHLGFNTEKLAIATTRYVVEDKSANFTELTRVLGVPAVYVADPGFGKSELKGLHRYETGTIKEGAGAGGAMYLAGLYGISQDEFRSEVENVCKLLKAGH
- a CDS encoding cell division protein SepF; amino-acid sequence: MAKLIDKLLGSSNVKSPTSPEDYTEIDLSKYEEVLEDEPAETYVKIAEISNINQVSQLKQEIYNGNILIVDISNIRGDDLLRDRVLKELKDVVIDVHGDIAGVKGNTVIVTPTGIKIDRSKISGGKY
- a CDS encoding RNA-binding protein, producing MKVKSRVQLRKNIKNKMLKDLLSTFGEELSYLEDKTLEKITLEEYSVILVDGKPLLFEIEGHLFPTVRGALEMGLKKRVVTVDKGAIRFVSNGADIMAPGVVAADPEIKEGDLVIIVEETHQKPLAIGKAIMGGPEMVEATSGKAIKSITHVGDKLWNTEF
- a CDS encoding ZPR1 zinc finger domain-containing protein, which encodes MNQDFLKQERFETKICCPLCHTDLVMNWQRDNIPYFGEIMHISARCKCSFRFADTMILSIKEPMRYEMPVETSEDLNARVIRSTSGTIRIPEMGVTIEPGSVSESYVTNIEGVLQRVRDVLLTASRWVKGDKEKSLRSEELLCMLEDVIEGKRKITVIVEDPLGNSAIISKKVKATRLSEEEAETLNTGMVVFDVNKSELVNDVSDNVQLLGD
- the proS gene encoding proline--tRNA ligase; translated protein: MAESEKEAALPPKEEFSEWYNELLWMAEIMDVRYPVKGLYVWYPFGFAIRRNTYNIIREILDNSGHQEALFPLLIPENEFMKEAEHIKGFEDEVYWVTHGGRDPLDIPLALRPTSETAIYPMYKMWVRSHADFPVKIYQIVNTFRYETKHTRPLIRLREITSFKEAHTVHATWEDAEAQVKEAIGLYTEIYRRLGVPVLRSRRPDWDKFPGADYTDALDAVMPDGKTLQIGTVHHLGDNFAKTFDIKYEAPDGEQRYAYQTCYGISERSIAATISIHGDDKGLVLPPEIAPVQVVIIPIIFKKGAEEVLAACKDVKERLTKAGVRVEIDASDLRPGAKYYKWEMKGVPLRLEIGPRDLQNNVAVAVRRDSGEKEQIPLSEIEAGVSSKFEAIHESLYQKAKVELENRIFDCAELEEVKEKIQIGVATIPWCGKRECGLAMEDVIGAGILGIPLEQKRDKKEKCPICGEETETRVYVARTY